In the genome of Butyricicoccus intestinisimiae, the window CGTACAGATTGACGTATTCGTCTAACAGCTGAGAAACAGTCATGGTTTCCTGAGCCAATGCATGATTGGCATCTGGATCAACAACAGAAGCAGGCGGAAGCAGTTTATTGTTTTTCTTTTCCAACAAAATCTGAGCAATCCGCAGATTGGCTTCTTCTTCTGTGTCAAAAGATTCATGAATCAGATCCGGATAATTTGGGCACCGATATGTAATGCGGAATTTATTTCCGTGTTTTGTAGGTTTCATACTGACAAGATGCTCCTTGGATGAGTGATTCATCCGTACTATACAAGCCTCCTTTGTTTTATCGGAGCATTTTCCTGGTGTGAGGCAAGTATAGCACGGATTGTCTGCTGCAGCAAGTTAAGAATTTAAAAACTCTTCCAGTGCAGCGTGAGGAATACGGATGCTTTTTCCGATACGAATGCTGTGAATCTTTCCAGACTTTACGAGATCGTAAGCGGCATTGCGGCCGATTTTCAAAATGGCTGCCAGCTCCGGCACAGTGTAAACTTCATGATTGCTTTCCATTTCTGCGTCCTCCTTTCTTCATAACCAGACAGTTGATTGGAACGCTGGAAATATGAGAGAAAAGTTAGAATGAAATTATTCTTAAAAAAGTATCAAAAATACAAAGATTTTGAATAAAATGCCTAGTTTACTCTTGATAAAATGAAGAAAATATTTTATACTGAAATCAATTCCTAAAAAGACGAAAGAATTAACATTGCGCGAAAGAAGAATGAGATAAGGTGAATTTAATTATTAAAATTGAGAATCCACAAGAGGATAGAAATACACCGGATGATATTCAGATGTTAAAAGAAATCCTGAAACGCAGCGGAGTTACGATGCGTGCGGAGGATAGCTTTGGAAGCAAGAGCGTGTATCGGTTGAGAGGAAAAGAAGAAAAAATTTGGGAAAAGCTGACACGTGGAGCTGGAGCGAGAGCGACGACAAAGAACATCCCGATTAAAAAGATTTTAGAGATTGAGGAAAAATACAAACGAATGCCAAAAGAAAAAGAAGCAGCATTGGCTGCGTGCGGCGTACAGCTTCGCAATTATCAAGAGATTAAGAAGAATATTTGTGAGTGCTATGGGAATTTACAAAAGGCGATTCAATGCGGTCATATCTACTTTGTTCGCGTAAGAAAAACGAAATAATTAACAATGCGTATTTTCGGATTCAAAACGCACAGATTACATAAGTAAAAAATGAACGTTGCAAAATAGTTTGAAAAACAGACAAAAAGAGAGAAATTTTCCGGTACAAGCCACTGGAAAGTTTCTCTCTTTTTTATAATTTCAAAGCTTTATTCTCACATATTTGGAATGAAAGATGGAACAGGAGGATCATAGGATGGCCCTCCTGTTTTTATGTGGATACAGAATAGCTGCATAGAAGCGTGTGGCAAGGCAGGCTGATTGACCCGCTGACAGACATAAAAACATGTCAGACAGCAAAGAGCAGCAGAAAATCCGATATCCGGTTACGCGGACACAATCGTGTACGAGTAAACGGGGATATCGGAAAAACAAAATTTTCAGATGACTGAAATTGTGCTCCCCATTTGGGTTGAGCTGTTCAGATCGGATGAAAAATCAGACGATTGGTGCATAACAATCGGAAAACAATAAGAGTGCAGTGCTTCGCTTCAACACAGGTATTCACAATTTTACGATGAAAAAGGACAAAAACTATGGGACATAAGAACAAGCCGAACCGCGGCTCATTGGTAAAACAGGTGCAGGACAGTTTGGACGCAAAACTGCAAATTGGAAGAAAAAAGAAACCGGATAAACTTTCTGGTATTTCTCAGAACTATATTTACAGCTGGGAAACCTATCATTCGTATCTCAAGCATTGCTGCTATTTTGTGAAATGGTGCAAGGAAAATCACGGATGCAAAACAATAGAGCAGTGCAAGGCATATGTTTCCGAGTGGATGAAAATGAGAGAACATCTGTCTGTGTACACGCAAAAAATGGAAGCCAGCGCGCTGGTGAAATTGTACGGCTGTACATTGGAAGAATTGAATATTCACACTGCGGCTAGGCAAAGAAAAGATATTACACGCAGCCGGAACACGGTCAAGCGAGATAGGCATTTCAGTGAGAGCAATCATGCGGAATTGGTTGCCTTCTGTCGTGCGACAGGTCTGCGGCGCGCAGAACTCCAAGCGTTGCGTGGAACGGCCTTGTATCAGGATCGTTCCGGCTATTATCTGCATATCACGAGCGGCAGCAAGGGCGGACGGGAACGCTATGCGCCGATTATCGGTGATAAAGATTTGGTCATCCGTTTGTGCAAGCAAGCAGAAGACGGAAAAGTATTTGAAAAAATTCCGTCCGGTGCGGATATTCACAGCTATCGGCGCGACTATGCAACGGCGATTTACCAGCAACATGCGAGACCATTGGAACAACTGACCGCAAAAGAAAAGTATTACTGCCGCGGAGATCGAAAAGGAGAAGTGTTTGACAGAGCGGCAATGCGGATTACTTCTAATGCGCTGGGGCATGGGAGAATTGCGGTAATCGCGGGGCATTATTTGAAGGAAGATGGAAACGCATTATAATTATTATTTATTTACTGACTATTTTTTTAGTGTTATAATGAAAATAGATTTTTGAATGAATTTGAGAAAAATAATAGGTGGATGGTATGAAAATTATTGATAATATAAACCGTACTGTTTGTGATGATTTAAAAGAAAATATAAAACGTGGTAGCAAAATATCAATCGCCGCAGCGTGTTTTTCTATGTACGCATATGAAGAACTGAAAAAACAATTAAAAGATATAAAACAGTTTCGATTTATCTTTACGTCACCTACATTTGTAA includes:
- a CDS encoding integrase domain-containing protein, encoding MGHKNKPNRGSLVKQVQDSLDAKLQIGRKKKPDKLSGISQNYIYSWETYHSYLKHCCYFVKWCKENHGCKTIEQCKAYVSEWMKMREHLSVYTQKMEASALVKLYGCTLEELNIHTAARQRKDITRSRNTVKRDRHFSESNHAELVAFCRATGLRRAELQALRGTALYQDRSGYYLHITSGSKGGRERYAPIIGDKDLVIRLCKQAEDGKVFEKIPSGADIHSYRRDYATAIYQQHARPLEQLTAKEKYYCRGDRKGEVFDRAAMRITSNALGHGRIAVIAGHYLKEDGNAL
- a CDS encoding tyrosine-type recombinase/integrase gives rise to the protein MKPTKHGNKFRITYRCPNYPDLIHESFDTEEEANLRIAQILLEKKNNKLLPPASVVDPDANHALAQETMTVSQLLDEYVNLYGLNHWSESTLSSTMHRITHYINPYIGAIPIKSLTTHRLERFYRKLLREPAVCPKGKEHLQTTIAPSVVE
- a CDS encoding helix-turn-helix domain-containing protein — encoded protein: MESNHEVYTVPELAAILKIGRNAAYDLVKSGKIHSIRIGKSIRIPHAALEEFLNS